The following DNA comes from Burkholderia sp. HI2500.
CAGCGTGCGCGCCTTCATGATGATCGTGTTCGACGAACGTCAGCGCGTGCTCGTGGCCGTTGAGCGTCACGATCGCCTCGAACGCATGGGGCTCGGGAATCGTCTCCCGCGACTCCAGGAAGCCGTTCCGCGCCACCATCGTGAAATGCTGTCGCGACTGGTCGGGACGGACGGTCGTGATCGATGCAGACACCCCGTCGACGCTCGATCCGCCGGTGGCAGGCGCGATCCGGAACACCGGCGGCACACCGTCCTCGAACACCGATACGTCGAACACGCCGGTTGTCGAGAACACCCGCATGGCTTCGTCCGCGTGATCGTCGTGCGCGTGCCCATGGCCGTGTCCATGCCCGTGATGGTGCCCGTGATGCCCGCCGCTCAGCAGCCACACGCTCGCCAGGTTGACCGCGAGACCGAGCACCGCGATCGGAATCGCCTCGCCGAAATGGATCGGGACCGGCGCCAGCAACCGCGCAACCGCCTCGTAGCCGATCAGGATCGCGATCATCGCGAGCACGATCGCGCTCGTGAACCCGGCCAGGTCGCCCAGCTTGCCGGTGCCGAACACGAAGCGCGGATCGTCGGCATGCCTGCGCGCATAGGTATAGGCCAGCGCGGCGATCAGCATCGCGCCTGCGTGCGTCGACATGTGCAGCCCGTCGGCGACGAGCGCCAGCGACCCGAACAGCGTGCCGCCGACGATCTCGACCATCATCATCGCCGCGCACAGGCCGATCACCATCCACGTCCGCCGCTCGTTCTGCTCGTGCGCGGCGCCAAGGAAGATATGGTCGTGCCCCGCGCCGAACGCGTCATTCGTGAAATTGCTCATGCTCCACCCCGATCACTTGAAATAGCTGTGCACCACGTCGATCAGCTGCTCGGTCGCGCTGCCTTCGTGCTCGTCCGGCCCATGTGCATCGACCATGTGCTCGCGAATGTGGTCTTCCAGCACGACGGCCAGCAGCCCGTTCATCGCGCCGCGACAGCTCGTGATCAATTGCAGCACCTCGTTGCAGCCGCGCTCGTCACCGAGCGCGCGCTCGATCGCCTCGACCTGGCCCTTGATGCGGCGCACGCGGTTCAGCAGCTTCTGTTTTTCACGAACGGTATGACTCATCGATGACGGACTCCTGCATAGGGAGGGGGAGTATATCTCCGGAAGGCTGCCCCTATAGGGGAGAGGGGTATATTTTTTGAGATGAAGGCTTGTCGAAAGCAATCCGCTCGACTAGACTGCCCTTCGTCTTTGGGGAGTAGCCTGCTTTCCATCCCCGGAAAGCGAACGCGTCAACACACTCGGCCTGCGGCCGTGGCGCGTTCAGCCTGATTGGCCTGGCGAGACCATGGGCGCATCGCGTCGTTCCTGGTCGGACGTCGGCGGATGCGCCATGGTTTGTCAGCGTCCGACCACGGAGTCCCCATGTTCCCCACCGCCCTCTCCCCGCGTTTCGCCGCCGTCCGCGCGCATGCCTGCGGAGGTGCCGCATGACTTTCATGTTTGTCGAACTGGCGTTCATGCTGGTCGTCATCCTCATCGCCGCCGAGGTCTTCACCAACGCGCTCGAACATCTCGGCGAACGCCTGAAGATTTCCGAAGGCGTCACCGGTTCGCTGTTCGCGGCCGTCGGCACCGCGCTGCCCGAAACGATGGTGCCGCTGCTCGCGCTCGCCGGC
Coding sequences within:
- the dmeF gene encoding CDF family Co(II)/Ni(II) efflux transporter DmeF; translated protein: MSNFTNDAFGAGHDHIFLGAAHEQNERRTWMVIGLCAAMMMVEIVGGTLFGSLALVADGLHMSTHAGAMLIAALAYTYARRHADDPRFVFGTGKLGDLAGFTSAIVLAMIAILIGYEAVARLLAPVPIHFGEAIPIAVLGLAVNLASVWLLSGGHHGHHHGHGHGHGHAHDDHADEAMRVFSTTGVFDVSVFEDGVPPVFRIAPATGGSSVDGVSASITTVRPDQSRQHFTMVARNGFLESRETIPEPHAFEAIVTLNGHEHALTFVEHDHHEGAHAAAARDHNIRSAYIHVIADAAVSVLAIIGLLLARAFGWVWMDPVAGIVGALVIANWSYGLMRDTGGILLDVNVDRKLAERVRHAIEAFGDKVNDLHVWRVGPGHMSAIVSVETVDAARDARFYHALVEGFDGVSHVTVEVMTSAKAA
- a CDS encoding metal/formaldehyde-sensitive transcriptional repressor — its product is MSHTVREKQKLLNRVRRIKGQVEAIERALGDERGCNEVLQLITSCRGAMNGLLAVVLEDHIREHMVDAHGPDEHEGSATEQLIDVVHSYFK